One Tunturibacter gelidoferens genomic region harbors:
- a CDS encoding DHA2 family efflux MFS transporter permease subunit, whose translation MAQENEISNPTRLPETKPLINPWIVAVTVTLATFMEVLDSSIANVALPHIAGTLGASSDESTWVITSYLVSSAIVLPMSGWLSNIIGRKRFYMMCVAMFTISSFLCALAPTLPMLILFRVLQGAGGGGLQPSEQAILADTFSAKQRGMAFALYGMAVVVAPAIGPTLGGWITDNYSWHWIFLINVPIGILSLVLTQRVVRDPEYLRNLKKSKLRVDYMGISLIVIGVGFLQYVLDKGQENDWFSSRVIFVSAMIAGVALVALVVREITHENPIMDLRLLNRRNFAAAAAFSFILGIVLNGSTILLPQFLQNDLGYTAQQAGMALSPGGIALAVMMPVAGILAMKFDPRAIIAIGFAITSFGLFHVTNIYLGVSFNTMIADRVIQVIGIPLIFIPISTLNYVGIPQEKFNQVSGISNFMRNLGGGIGVSLLGNFITQQGQIHRTGLTAHTNHANPFFESQLNAIAASFRAAGAGTAEASHKALAQLSAQVDLQSNALAFVNAFWLMGAVVLLLTPLPFLMCRPSPGEAKASAAMH comes from the coding sequence ATGGCCCAGGAAAACGAAATCTCGAATCCAACGCGCCTGCCGGAGACAAAGCCCCTCATCAATCCCTGGATCGTGGCCGTCACCGTAACGCTGGCTACCTTTATGGAGGTACTCGACTCTTCCATCGCCAATGTTGCGCTGCCTCATATCGCCGGCACACTTGGCGCAAGTTCTGATGAGAGCACCTGGGTCATCACCAGTTATTTGGTTTCCAGCGCGATCGTCTTGCCCATGAGCGGCTGGCTTTCCAATATCATCGGCCGGAAGCGCTTCTACATGATGTGTGTCGCCATGTTCACCATCAGTTCCTTTCTCTGTGCGCTGGCGCCCACTCTCCCGATGCTCATCCTCTTCCGCGTGCTGCAGGGCGCAGGAGGAGGCGGGCTCCAACCCAGTGAGCAAGCCATCCTTGCCGACACCTTCTCCGCCAAACAGCGCGGCATGGCATTCGCCCTGTATGGAATGGCGGTCGTCGTCGCGCCAGCTATTGGACCTACTCTGGGCGGCTGGATCACCGACAACTATAGCTGGCACTGGATTTTTCTCATCAATGTGCCCATCGGCATCCTTTCGCTCGTGCTCACCCAACGCGTTGTAAGAGATCCGGAATATCTCAGGAACCTCAAGAAATCCAAGCTCCGTGTGGATTACATGGGCATCAGCCTAATTGTGATCGGCGTAGGCTTTTTACAGTACGTGCTCGATAAAGGCCAGGAAAACGACTGGTTCTCTTCGCGAGTAATTTTTGTCAGCGCCATGATCGCTGGTGTCGCACTCGTCGCATTGGTTGTTCGCGAGATCACGCATGAGAATCCGATTATGGATCTGCGGTTGCTGAACCGACGCAACTTTGCCGCCGCGGCTGCGTTCAGCTTCATTCTCGGCATCGTGCTCAACGGCAGTACCATCCTGCTGCCGCAGTTCTTGCAGAATGATCTTGGCTATACGGCGCAGCAGGCCGGCATGGCGCTCTCGCCGGGAGGAATCGCGCTCGCAGTCATGATGCCCGTTGCTGGCATCCTGGCCATGAAGTTTGACCCCCGCGCCATCATCGCCATCGGTTTTGCCATCACTTCTTTTGGTCTCTTTCACGTCACTAACATTTATCTCGGTGTCAGCTTCAACACGATGATCGCTGACCGTGTCATCCAGGTCATCGGCATCCCGCTAATCTTCATCCCCATCAGTACCTTGAACTATGTAGGAATTCCGCAGGAGAAGTTCAACCAAGTCTCCGGCATCAGCAACTTCATGCGTAACCTTGGCGGCGGCATCGGCGTCTCGCTGCTCGGTAACTTCATCACCCAACAAGGACAGATTCACCGCACGGGCTTAACCGCTCATACCAACCACGCTAACCCCTTCTTCGAATCTCAACTCAACGCCATAGCGGCAAGCTTCCGAGCAGCTGGCGCGGGTACGGCCGAGGCATCGCATAAAGCCCTTGCCCAGCTCTCCGCGCAAGTCGACCTGCAATCCAATGCGCTTGCCTTCGTAAACGCATTCTGGCTCATGGGCGCAGTAGTGCTTCTGCTGACGCCATTGCCCTTCCTCATGTGCCGGCCAAGCCCTGGAGAAGCAAAAGCCTCTGCAGCGATGCACTAG